From a single Equus asinus isolate D_3611 breed Donkey chromosome 2, EquAss-T2T_v2, whole genome shotgun sequence genomic region:
- the UBTD1 gene encoding ubiquitin domain-containing protein 1 isoform X2, whose amino-acid sequence MTDGQLRSKRDEFWDTAPAFEGRKEIWDALKAAAYAAEANDHELAQAILDGASITLPHGTLCECYDELGNRYQLPIYCLSPPVNLLLEHTEEESLEPPEPTPSVRREFPLKVRLSTGKDVRLSASLPDTVGQLKRQLHTQEGIEPSWQRWFFSGKLLTDRTRLQETKIQKDFVIQVIINQPPPPQD is encoded by the exons ATGACTGATGGGCAGCTGCGGAGCAAACGGGATGAGTTCTGGGACACGGCCCCTGCCTTCGAGGGCCGCAAGGAGATCTGGGACGCCCTCAAGGCTGCTGCCTATGCGGCTGAGGCCAATGACCACGAGCTGGCTCAGGCCATCCTGGATGGAGCCAGCATCACCCTGCCTCATG GCACCCTCTGTGAATGCTATGACGAGCTGGGCAATCGCTACCAGCTGCCCATCTACTGCCTGTCGCCACCCGTGAACCTGCTGCTGGAGCACACTGAGGAGGAGAGCCTGGAGCCGCCCGAGCCCACGCCCAGCGTGCGCCGCGAGTTCCCGCTCAAGGTGCGCCTCTCTACAGGCAAGGACGTGAGGCTCAGCGCCAGCCTGCCTGACACAGTCGGGCAGCTCAAGAGGCAGCTGCACACCCAGGAGGGCATCGAGCCATCCTGGCAGCGATGGTTCTTCTCCGGGAAGCTGCTCACAGACCGCACGCGGCTCCAGGAAACCAAGATCCAGAAAGATTTTGTCATCCAGGTCATCATCAACCAGCCCCCACCACCCCAGGACTGA
- the UBTD1 gene encoding ubiquitin domain-containing protein 1 isoform X1, which produces MGNCVGRQRRERPAAPGHPRKRAGRNEPLKKERLKWKSDYPMTDGQLRSKRDEFWDTAPAFEGRKEIWDALKAAAYAAEANDHELAQAILDGASITLPHGTLCECYDELGNRYQLPIYCLSPPVNLLLEHTEEESLEPPEPTPSVRREFPLKVRLSTGKDVRLSASLPDTVGQLKRQLHTQEGIEPSWQRWFFSGKLLTDRTRLQETKIQKDFVIQVIINQPPPPQD; this is translated from the exons GACGCAACGAGCCCCTGAAGAAGGAGCGGCTGAAGTGGAAGAGCGACTACCCCATGACTGATGGGCAGCTGCGGAGCAAACGGGATGAGTTCTGGGACACGGCCCCTGCCTTCGAGGGCCGCAAGGAGATCTGGGACGCCCTCAAGGCTGCTGCCTATGCGGCTGAGGCCAATGACCACGAGCTGGCTCAGGCCATCCTGGATGGAGCCAGCATCACCCTGCCTCATG GCACCCTCTGTGAATGCTATGACGAGCTGGGCAATCGCTACCAGCTGCCCATCTACTGCCTGTCGCCACCCGTGAACCTGCTGCTGGAGCACACTGAGGAGGAGAGCCTGGAGCCGCCCGAGCCCACGCCCAGCGTGCGCCGCGAGTTCCCGCTCAAGGTGCGCCTCTCTACAGGCAAGGACGTGAGGCTCAGCGCCAGCCTGCCTGACACAGTCGGGCAGCTCAAGAGGCAGCTGCACACCCAGGAGGGCATCGAGCCATCCTGGCAGCGATGGTTCTTCTCCGGGAAGCTGCTCACAGACCGCACGCGGCTCCAGGAAACCAAGATCCAGAAAGATTTTGTCATCCAGGTCATCATCAACCAGCCCCCACCACCCCAGGACTGA